One Leptidea sinapis chromosome 38, ilLepSina1.1, whole genome shotgun sequence DNA window includes the following coding sequences:
- the LOC126975881 gene encoding 60S ribosomal protein L21 — protein MTNSKGYRRGTRDLFARRFRTHGTIPLSTYMKVYKVGDIVDIRGNGAVQKGMPHKVYHGKTGRVYNVTAHALGVIVNKRVRGRIIPKRINIRIEHVKHSKCREDFLKRVKENERLLKDAKAANKTVNLKRQPKPPRAACIVNGAEKPMLLAPIPYEFVA, from the exons ATGACTAACTCCAAGGGTTATCGCCGCGGAACTAGGGATTTGTTTGCCCGAAGATTCCGTACTCATGGAACTATCCCGCTGTCGACGTATATGAAAGTGTACAAAGTTGGCGATATTGTTGATATCAGG gGAAATGGTGCAGTTCAAAAGGGTATGCCACACAAAGTATACCACGGAAAAACTGGCCGTGTATATAATGTAACTGCCCATGCTCTTGGTGTTATTGTAAACAAGAGGGTTCGTGGAAGAATCATTCCTAAGAGAATTAACATCAGAATTGAACATGTAAAGCACTCCAAATGCAGGGAGGACTTTCTTAAGCGTGTTAAGGAAAATGAGAGGTTATTGAAAGATGCCAAGGCAGCCAACAAGACTGTCAATCTCAAAAGACAACCAAAACCCCCAAGAGCTGCCTGTATTGTTAATGGAGCTGAGAAACCAATGCTTCTTGCTCCAATCCCGTACGAGTTCGTAGCTTAA
- the LOC126975855 gene encoding uncharacterized protein LOC126975855 — protein sequence MNTHLETILLDSRQYTPIYFVEAPSIEQPASIVASQSDERPVSAKLKEFYENSGKLEDNLNIQQNNKQQPNLINNVGNGLKLANFVLAQSQNKTNTIKINATTTKNVVFNPVFITNSNNSLVHSSKTAVCSKIIKPILRQGHQKSKTSQVLPKLKPKENNTKPIKSVQLIKLGETYHSLNELSDEQMKIVNHAINIYNNPKIMAKDQKYDPATSTKVVYKVVPPKDISVIGTNKAIVKSKKVESKRNTIKKQDKKEYKKNLKEDDPTLVQNEVKVTKSGRTIRLPKSILPEEDLHKSTKKNRTVLSCYQCSSIFNSLYSLQRHYESDPTHAPGKCHSNLFQCLLAIIKTSCKQDKASIFIQQLQQLIDTIKSLIPCLLRTDGLSKGEPSTINEDIGRVLGLDPGKYIFNLDALDCVKDKDGHCLHSQPLNHTNQSTQVANNNNDNITSPLIDNCAQINMNKKWTTVGKRIEQGGKPRLYTNNKKIKLTAQSELPTQLKDEDIAAFFSNTQKTDININQNKSDKVAKKTDGEMEQDINIENFKKPPHIKFHSTHFDIRSSPIKPTTKPTHFTRFQINPDKILKFNIQEIKPLISQENGIMAGNQDNNIMETDIPEQNNTIMENITSCDNLNEIGFDTTKDWPMKYVQSETHSAETLLNESTDFLKSNNLLQSDLNHINDTHKPLENIATDSQMASNNSLLSQVSELNFFDSLGNTCLSFPDDSARNSSVNDFQLDLLFSS from the exons ATGAATACACACCTTGaaacaattcttttggattCACGTCAATACACACCCATTTATTTTGTTGAAGCACCATCCATTGAACAG CCAGCATCAATTGTCGCTTCACAAAGTGATGAAAGGCCGGTCAGTGCTAAACTCAAGGAGTTCTATGAAAATAGCGGAAAATTGGAAGATAACCTAAACATACAACAGAACAATAAACAACAACCAAATTTAATCAACAATGTTGGAAATGGCTTAAAACTAGCGAATTTTGTTTTAGCCCAAAGCCAAAATAAAACCAACACAATAAAAATCAATGCAACTACAACAAAAAACGTTGTTTTCAATCcagtatttattacaaattcgAATAATAGCCTGGTTCATTCGTCGAAAACAGCTGTCTGTAGTAAAATTATCAAACCAATATTAAGGCAAGGTCATCAGAAATCAAAGACTAGTCAAGTACTCCCTAAATTGAAACCAAAAGAAAA taaTACAAAGCCAATCAAATCGGTGCAATTAATTAAGTTAGGAGAAACATATCACAG CCTAAATGAGCTAAGTGATGAACAAATGAAAATAGTTAATCATgctataaacatatataataacCCGAAAATCATGGCAAAAGACCAAAAATATGATCCTGCTACAAGTACAAAAGTTGTATATAA AGTTGTTCCACCCAAGGACATATCAGTAATTGGTACAAATAAAGCCATTGTTAAATCAAAAAAAGTGGAAAGTAAaagaaatactataaaaaaacaaGATAAGAAggagtataaaaaaaatttgaaagaagATGATCCCACCCTAGTCCAAAATGAg GTAAAGGTGACAAAAAGTGGGAGAACCATAAGACTACCTAAAAGTATATTGCCTGAAGAGGACTTGCAcaaatcaacaaaaaaaaataggactGTATTAAGTTGTTATCAATGTTCTTCA ATATTTAACAGTCTCTATAGTCTACAAAGGCATTATGAAAGTGATCCCACACATGCACCAGGAAAATGTCACTCAAATCTCTTTCAATGTCTTCTTGCAATCATAAAGACCAGCTGCAAGCAAGATAAAGCcagtatatttattcaacaattGCAGCAGCTTATTGATACAATTAAGTCCCTGATTCCATGTTTGTTGAGAACTGATGGATTAAGTAAAGGAGAGCCGAGCACAATTAATGAGGACATTGGAAG GGTACTAGGACTGGATCCcggtaaatatattttcaatttagatgctTTAGACTGTGTAAAGGATAAGGATGGACATTGTTTACACAGCCAACCATTAAATCATACAAATCAAAGTACACAAGTTGCAAATAATAACAATGATAACATAACATCACCACTGATAGATAATTGTGcacaaataaatatgaataaaaaatggaCCACGGTGGGCAAACGAATTGAACAGGGAGGAAAACCAAgactttatacaaataataaaaaaattaaattaacagcACAATCTGAATTACCAACCCAGCTTAAAGATGAAGACATTGCTGCCTTTTTTAGCAATACCCAAAAGactgatattaatataaatcaaaataagtcTGATAAAGTAGCCAAAAAAACAGATGGAGAGATGGAACAAGATATTAATATAGAAAACTTTAAGAAACCACCACATATAAAATTTCACAGTACACACTTTGATATTCGGTCATCGCCTATAAAACCAACTACGAAACCAACACATTTTACTAGATTTCAAATCAATCCTGATAAAATActgaaatttaatattcaagAGATTAAACCTCTGATAAGTCAAGAGAATGGAATCATGGCAGGAAatcaagataataatattatggaaacAGATATTCCAGAACAAAACAACACAATAATGGAAAATATTACATCATGTGACAATTTAAATGAGATTGGATTTGATACTACAAAAGATTGGCCCATGAAATATGTACAAAGTGAAACACATTCAGCTGAAACTTTATTGAATGAATCAACAGACTTccttaaatcaaataatttattgcagtcAGATTTAAACCATATTAATGATACTCACAAACCATTAGAGAACATAGCAACCGACAGTCAAATGGCTTCAAATAATTCATTGTTAAGCCAAGTTTCTGAATTAAACTTTTTTGATTCTTTAGGAAACACTTGCTTGTCATTTCCTGATGACTCTGCTAGGAATAGTTCTGTAAATGATTTCCAActagatttattatttagtagttGA